From a single Nocardioides panacis genomic region:
- a CDS encoding sensor domain-containing diguanylate cyclase — translation MTPSSSWPRPSNEEQRLAVLHGLDVLDRPQDAELDGLTRLASYICGTPTAVLNLIDRDRQWQASTYGAEPTEVHRDESMCGYSILSRDVTYTPDASLDAVFADNPHVTGELANIRLYVAAPLIVGDDQVVGTLCAFAPEASQLTRLQIERLRDLAAATVRLLELRRAAGALAHAATRDPLTGLPNRSLFLESLDRAFARMDRSITAPGVLFVDLDGFKQVNDTLGHAAGDALLRKVTDRLLGSVRATDLVARLGGDEFVVLVEDGIGDEDGLTEVADRVRAALNGPVELPDGRVVRLGASVGTSRGLGPADSPAALLDRADAAMYDEKAARRSS, via the coding sequence GTGACCCCCTCCTCGTCCTGGCCGCGCCCCAGCAACGAGGAGCAGCGGCTCGCGGTGCTGCACGGGCTCGACGTCCTCGACCGTCCCCAGGACGCCGAGCTCGACGGGCTGACCCGCCTCGCGTCGTACATCTGCGGGACCCCGACCGCCGTGCTGAACCTCATCGACCGGGACCGGCAGTGGCAGGCCTCGACGTACGGCGCCGAGCCCACCGAGGTGCACCGCGACGAGTCGATGTGCGGCTACAGCATCCTGTCGCGGGACGTCACCTACACGCCGGACGCGTCGTTGGACGCGGTCTTCGCCGACAACCCGCACGTCACCGGCGAGCTGGCGAACATCCGGCTGTACGTCGCCGCGCCGCTGATCGTCGGGGACGACCAGGTCGTCGGGACGCTGTGCGCGTTCGCCCCCGAGGCCTCGCAGCTGACCCGGCTGCAGATCGAGCGGCTGCGCGACCTGGCCGCGGCGACCGTGCGCCTGCTGGAGCTGCGACGGGCCGCCGGAGCGCTGGCGCACGCCGCGACCCGGGACCCGCTGACCGGGCTGCCGAACCGGTCGCTGTTCCTGGAGTCCCTGGACCGGGCCTTCGCCCGGATGGACCGCTCGATCACCGCGCCGGGCGTGCTGTTCGTGGACCTCGACGGGTTCAAGCAGGTCAACGACACGCTCGGCCACGCCGCCGGGGACGCCCTGCTCCGCAAGGTGACCGACCGGCTGCTCGGCTCCGTGCGGGCCACCGACCTCGTGGCGCGGCTCGGCGGCGACGAGTTCGTGGTGCTCGTGGAGGACGGGATCGGCGACGAGGACGGGCTCACCGAGGTGGCCGACCGGGTGCGCGCGGCGCTGAACGGCCCCGTGGAGCTGCCGGACGGCCGGGTGGTCCGGCTCGGCGCCTCGGTGGGGACCTCCCGCGGCCTCGGGCCGGCCGACTCCCCCGCCGCCCTGCTCGACCGTGCCGACGCCGCGATGTACGACGAGAAGGCGGCGCGCCGCTCCTCCTGA